The Arvicola amphibius chromosome 11, mArvAmp1.2, whole genome shotgun sequence genome has a segment encoding these proteins:
- the Smim43 gene encoding small integral membrane protein 43: MEWELNLLLYLALFFFLLFLLFLLLFVVIKQLKNSVANTAGTLQPGRLSLHREPWGFNNEQAV; this comes from the coding sequence ATGGAGTGGGAGCTGAATCTGCTGCTCTACCTGGCGctcttcttcttcctgctcttcctcctgttcctcctgctcTTCGTGGTCATCAAGCAGCTGAAGAACTCGGTGGCCAACACAGCCGGGACGCTGCAGCCCGGGCGCCTGTCACTGCACCGGGAACCGTGGGGTTTCAATAACGAGCAAGCGGTGTGA